A region of Osmerus eperlanus chromosome 9, fOsmEpe2.1, whole genome shotgun sequence DNA encodes the following proteins:
- the map7a gene encoding ensconsin isoform X1 has protein sequence MPGLVPAMAGQRIQRETPSRTAFHKLSASKGTQRKGVRASRQGEQGNDTQTVPEKRGTVCGPSFIKSAQIRNILEPHALNVDERLRLARERREERERELVSRELGWLEREERARRYHEKQLEERRKRLLEQRQKEEKRRHAVEEKRRIGLKEEKERCESAVRRTLERSQRANQRLIQTSRGRKLIKNSVSRRLPLSPWEKSLVSRLLTPTCAYLARSKSAGCQSLDKVVHVCRRSVSCHSMNANNTCKAQQHRGPADHRNTASPSPARTNHRTINLAQVKAGQMQTQHIEKMWNGGTPQTTGANIRVRPDTNADNRARSSGRSVIRHVTPKQTELPTVPEEEVAVDSESLSPRNPPAMTTPAVYRREHLEDRTAVTPHPTSPERPTVTSFRSEGLENHFLGAETRPAAGTMDPEEASRLLAEKRREARQRKQREEEERMRREEVERQGREELERRRAEEQARLQAEAQRLAEERKRREEEEQKQAEAEEARKAMEKAALLQKQREEEQARQQQRAEQLRLEREKVFQQEEAERQARKKRLDEIMKRTRRPNPSDRKPAPSENMVKGVQPKENTEPVLNGTIEEVMKLPVEDMVPVVAFKERRSLRPLGGLEEIQTHQRAEVLSLSFLFPSEII, from the exons ATGCCAGGCTTGGTTCCTGCCATGGCGGGGCAGAGGATCCAGAGAGAGACCCCCAGCAGGACAGCGTTTCACAAGCTTTCTGCCTCTAAAGGAACCCAGAGGAAGGGAGTCAGAGCCAGCAGACAGGGAG AGCAAGGcaatgacacacagacagttccagagaagaggggaaCAGTCTGTGGTCCTTCCTTCATCAAATCAGCCCAGATCAGAAACATCCTGG AACCACATGCACTAAATGTGGATGAGAGGCTGAGGCTGGCACGGGAGcgaagagaggagcgagagagagagctcg TGTCACGGGAGCTGGGCTGGTTGGAGCGTGAGGAGAGGGCACGGCGCTACCATGAgaagcagctggaggagaggaggaagaggctgctggaacagaggcagaaggaggagaagaggcgcCATGCTGTTGAGGAGAAGCGAAGGATTGGGCTCAAGGAGGAAAAG GAGCGCTGTGAGAGTGCAGTACGCAGGACACTGGAGAGGAGCCAGAGAGCCAACCAGAGGCTCATCCAGACCTCTCGAGGAAGGAAACTCATCAAGAACAGCG TTTCGCGCCGCTTACCGCTGAGTCCCTGGGAGAAGAGCTTGGTCAGTCGGTTACTGACCCCCACATGCGCTTATCTGGCCAGAAGCAAGAGTGCTGGCTGTCAGTCACTAGACAAAG TTGTCCACGTTTGTCGCCGTTCAGTGTCATGCCACTCCATGAATGCCAACAACACCTGCAAAGCCCAGCAGCATCGTGGCCCAGCAGACCACAGGAACACCGCCTCTCCCAGTCCGGCCAGAACCAACCACAGAACCATCAACCTGGCACAG GTGAAAGCAGGACAGATGCAGACACAGCACATTGAGAAGATGTGGAACGGTGGAACTCCCCAGACAACTGGTGCTAACATTAGAGTGAGGCCAGACACAAACGCTGATAACAGAGCACG ATCTTCCGGCAGGTCTGTCATCAGACACGTCACACCAAAGCAGACGGAGCTTCCCACAGTTCCCGAGGAGGAGGTTGCTGTCGACTCAGAGTCCCTCTCTCCTAGAAACCCGCCGGCAATGACAACGCCAGCTGTGTACCGTCGTGAACACCTGGAAGACAGAACTGCAGTGACTCCACATCCCACCTCTCCGGAACGCCCCACAGTCACCTCGTTCAGAAGCGAGGGACTGGAAA ATCATTTTCTGGGGGCTGAGACCCGGCCGGCCGCTGGCACCATGGACCCAGAAGAGGCCTCTCGCCTCCTGGCCGAGAAGAGACGAGAAGCCCGGCagcggaaacagagagaggaagaggaacgcatgaggagggaggaggtagagag GCAAGGCAGGGAGGAGCTGGAGCGCCGGAGGGCAGAAGAGCAAGCGCGGCTGCAGGCCGAGGCCCAGCGGCtggcggaggagaggaagaggagggaggaagaggagcagaaaCAAGCTGAGGCAGAGGAAGCACGCAAAGCCATGGAGAAAGCTGCACTCCTCCAGAAACAG agagaggaggagcaggcccgCCAACAGCAGAGGGCCGAGCAGctgaggctggagagggagaaggtcttccagcaggaggaggcagagcgACAGGCCAGGAAAAAG CGACTGGACGAGATTATGAAAAGAACGAGAAGGCCCAATCCGTCTGACAGG AAACCTGCACCGTCGGAGAACATGGTGAAGGGAGTTCAACCAAAGGAGAACACAGAGCCTGTGCTGAACGGCACCATAGAAGAAGTGATGAAGCTGCCGGTGGAGGACATGGTGCCCGTCGTGGCCTTCAAAGAGCGCAGGTCTCTGCGACCGCTGGGCGGCCTAGAGGAGATACAGACCCACCAGCGAGCAG aggttctttctctctctttcctgttcccCTCAGAGATCATCTGA
- the map7a gene encoding ensconsin isoform X3, with protein MPGLVPAMAGQRIQRETPSRTAFHKLSASKGTQRKGVRASRQGEQGNDTQTVPEKRGTVCGPSFIKSAQIRNILEPHALNVDERLRLARERREERERELVSRELGWLEREERARRYHEKQLEERRKRLLEQRQKEEKRRHAVEEKRRIGLKEEKERCESAVRRTLERSQRANQRLIQTSRGRKLIKNSVSRRLPLSPWEKSLVSRLLTPTCAYLARSKSAGCQSLDKVVHVCRRSVSCHSMNANNTCKAQQHRGPADHRNTASPSPARTNHRTINLAQVKAGQMQTQHIEKMWNGGTPQTTGANIRVRPDTNADNRARHVTPKQTELPTVPEEEVAVDSESLSPRNPPAMTTPAVYRREHLEDRTAVTPHPTSPERPTVTSFRSEGLENHFLGAETRPAAGTMDPEEASRLLAEKRREARQRKQREEEERMRREEVERQGREELERRRAEEQARLQAEAQRLAEERKRREEEEQKQAEAEEARKAMEKAALLQKQREEEQARQQQRAEQLRLEREKVFQQEEAERQARKKRLDEIMKRTRRPNPSDRKPAPSENMVKGVQPKENTEPVLNGTIEEVMKLPVEDMVPVVAFKERRSLRPLGGLEEIQTHQRAEVLSLSFLFPSEII; from the exons ATGCCAGGCTTGGTTCCTGCCATGGCGGGGCAGAGGATCCAGAGAGAGACCCCCAGCAGGACAGCGTTTCACAAGCTTTCTGCCTCTAAAGGAACCCAGAGGAAGGGAGTCAGAGCCAGCAGACAGGGAG AGCAAGGcaatgacacacagacagttccagagaagaggggaaCAGTCTGTGGTCCTTCCTTCATCAAATCAGCCCAGATCAGAAACATCCTGG AACCACATGCACTAAATGTGGATGAGAGGCTGAGGCTGGCACGGGAGcgaagagaggagcgagagagagagctcg TGTCACGGGAGCTGGGCTGGTTGGAGCGTGAGGAGAGGGCACGGCGCTACCATGAgaagcagctggaggagaggaggaagaggctgctggaacagaggcagaaggaggagaagaggcgcCATGCTGTTGAGGAGAAGCGAAGGATTGGGCTCAAGGAGGAAAAG GAGCGCTGTGAGAGTGCAGTACGCAGGACACTGGAGAGGAGCCAGAGAGCCAACCAGAGGCTCATCCAGACCTCTCGAGGAAGGAAACTCATCAAGAACAGCG TTTCGCGCCGCTTACCGCTGAGTCCCTGGGAGAAGAGCTTGGTCAGTCGGTTACTGACCCCCACATGCGCTTATCTGGCCAGAAGCAAGAGTGCTGGCTGTCAGTCACTAGACAAAG TTGTCCACGTTTGTCGCCGTTCAGTGTCATGCCACTCCATGAATGCCAACAACACCTGCAAAGCCCAGCAGCATCGTGGCCCAGCAGACCACAGGAACACCGCCTCTCCCAGTCCGGCCAGAACCAACCACAGAACCATCAACCTGGCACAG GTGAAAGCAGGACAGATGCAGACACAGCACATTGAGAAGATGTGGAACGGTGGAACTCCCCAGACAACTGGTGCTAACATTAGAGTGAGGCCAGACACAAACGCTGATAACAGAGCACG ACACGTCACACCAAAGCAGACGGAGCTTCCCACAGTTCCCGAGGAGGAGGTTGCTGTCGACTCAGAGTCCCTCTCTCCTAGAAACCCGCCGGCAATGACAACGCCAGCTGTGTACCGTCGTGAACACCTGGAAGACAGAACTGCAGTGACTCCACATCCCACCTCTCCGGAACGCCCCACAGTCACCTCGTTCAGAAGCGAGGGACTGGAAA ATCATTTTCTGGGGGCTGAGACCCGGCCGGCCGCTGGCACCATGGACCCAGAAGAGGCCTCTCGCCTCCTGGCCGAGAAGAGACGAGAAGCCCGGCagcggaaacagagagaggaagaggaacgcatgaggagggaggaggtagagag GCAAGGCAGGGAGGAGCTGGAGCGCCGGAGGGCAGAAGAGCAAGCGCGGCTGCAGGCCGAGGCCCAGCGGCtggcggaggagaggaagaggagggaggaagaggagcagaaaCAAGCTGAGGCAGAGGAAGCACGCAAAGCCATGGAGAAAGCTGCACTCCTCCAGAAACAG agagaggaggagcaggcccgCCAACAGCAGAGGGCCGAGCAGctgaggctggagagggagaaggtcttccagcaggaggaggcagagcgACAGGCCAGGAAAAAG CGACTGGACGAGATTATGAAAAGAACGAGAAGGCCCAATCCGTCTGACAGG AAACCTGCACCGTCGGAGAACATGGTGAAGGGAGTTCAACCAAAGGAGAACACAGAGCCTGTGCTGAACGGCACCATAGAAGAAGTGATGAAGCTGCCGGTGGAGGACATGGTGCCCGTCGTGGCCTTCAAAGAGCGCAGGTCTCTGCGACCGCTGGGCGGCCTAGAGGAGATACAGACCCACCAGCGAGCAG aggttctttctctctctttcctgttcccCTCAGAGATCATCTGA
- the map7a gene encoding ensconsin isoform X2, translating into MPGLVPAMAGQRIQRETPSRTAFHKLSASKGTQRKGVRASRQGEQGNDTQTVPEKRGTVCGPSFIKSAQIRNILEPHALNVDERLRLARERREERERELVSRELGWLEREERARRYHEKQLEERRKRLLEQRQKEEKRRHAVEEKRRIGLKEEKERCESAVRRTLERSQRANQRLIQTSRGRKLIKNSVSRRLPLSPWEKSLVSRLLTPTCAYLARSKSAGCQSLDKVSCHSMNANNTCKAQQHRGPADHRNTASPSPARTNHRTINLAQVKAGQMQTQHIEKMWNGGTPQTTGANIRVRPDTNADNRARSSGRSVIRHVTPKQTELPTVPEEEVAVDSESLSPRNPPAMTTPAVYRREHLEDRTAVTPHPTSPERPTVTSFRSEGLENHFLGAETRPAAGTMDPEEASRLLAEKRREARQRKQREEEERMRREEVERQGREELERRRAEEQARLQAEAQRLAEERKRREEEEQKQAEAEEARKAMEKAALLQKQREEEQARQQQRAEQLRLEREKVFQQEEAERQARKKRLDEIMKRTRRPNPSDRKPAPSENMVKGVQPKENTEPVLNGTIEEVMKLPVEDMVPVVAFKERRSLRPLGGLEEIQTHQRAEVLSLSFLFPSEII; encoded by the exons ATGCCAGGCTTGGTTCCTGCCATGGCGGGGCAGAGGATCCAGAGAGAGACCCCCAGCAGGACAGCGTTTCACAAGCTTTCTGCCTCTAAAGGAACCCAGAGGAAGGGAGTCAGAGCCAGCAGACAGGGAG AGCAAGGcaatgacacacagacagttccagagaagaggggaaCAGTCTGTGGTCCTTCCTTCATCAAATCAGCCCAGATCAGAAACATCCTGG AACCACATGCACTAAATGTGGATGAGAGGCTGAGGCTGGCACGGGAGcgaagagaggagcgagagagagagctcg TGTCACGGGAGCTGGGCTGGTTGGAGCGTGAGGAGAGGGCACGGCGCTACCATGAgaagcagctggaggagaggaggaagaggctgctggaacagaggcagaaggaggagaagaggcgcCATGCTGTTGAGGAGAAGCGAAGGATTGGGCTCAAGGAGGAAAAG GAGCGCTGTGAGAGTGCAGTACGCAGGACACTGGAGAGGAGCCAGAGAGCCAACCAGAGGCTCATCCAGACCTCTCGAGGAAGGAAACTCATCAAGAACAGCG TTTCGCGCCGCTTACCGCTGAGTCCCTGGGAGAAGAGCTTGGTCAGTCGGTTACTGACCCCCACATGCGCTTATCTGGCCAGAAGCAAGAGTGCTGGCTGTCAGTCACTAGACAAAG TGTCATGCCACTCCATGAATGCCAACAACACCTGCAAAGCCCAGCAGCATCGTGGCCCAGCAGACCACAGGAACACCGCCTCTCCCAGTCCGGCCAGAACCAACCACAGAACCATCAACCTGGCACAG GTGAAAGCAGGACAGATGCAGACACAGCACATTGAGAAGATGTGGAACGGTGGAACTCCCCAGACAACTGGTGCTAACATTAGAGTGAGGCCAGACACAAACGCTGATAACAGAGCACG ATCTTCCGGCAGGTCTGTCATCAGACACGTCACACCAAAGCAGACGGAGCTTCCCACAGTTCCCGAGGAGGAGGTTGCTGTCGACTCAGAGTCCCTCTCTCCTAGAAACCCGCCGGCAATGACAACGCCAGCTGTGTACCGTCGTGAACACCTGGAAGACAGAACTGCAGTGACTCCACATCCCACCTCTCCGGAACGCCCCACAGTCACCTCGTTCAGAAGCGAGGGACTGGAAA ATCATTTTCTGGGGGCTGAGACCCGGCCGGCCGCTGGCACCATGGACCCAGAAGAGGCCTCTCGCCTCCTGGCCGAGAAGAGACGAGAAGCCCGGCagcggaaacagagagaggaagaggaacgcatgaggagggaggaggtagagag GCAAGGCAGGGAGGAGCTGGAGCGCCGGAGGGCAGAAGAGCAAGCGCGGCTGCAGGCCGAGGCCCAGCGGCtggcggaggagaggaagaggagggaggaagaggagcagaaaCAAGCTGAGGCAGAGGAAGCACGCAAAGCCATGGAGAAAGCTGCACTCCTCCAGAAACAG agagaggaggagcaggcccgCCAACAGCAGAGGGCCGAGCAGctgaggctggagagggagaaggtcttccagcaggaggaggcagagcgACAGGCCAGGAAAAAG CGACTGGACGAGATTATGAAAAGAACGAGAAGGCCCAATCCGTCTGACAGG AAACCTGCACCGTCGGAGAACATGGTGAAGGGAGTTCAACCAAAGGAGAACACAGAGCCTGTGCTGAACGGCACCATAGAAGAAGTGATGAAGCTGCCGGTGGAGGACATGGTGCCCGTCGTGGCCTTCAAAGAGCGCAGGTCTCTGCGACCGCTGGGCGGCCTAGAGGAGATACAGACCCACCAGCGAGCAG aggttctttctctctctttcctgttcccCTCAGAGATCATCTGA
- the map7a gene encoding ensconsin isoform X6, with protein sequence MPGLVPAMAGQRIQRETPSRTAFHKLSASKGTQRKGVRASRQGEQGNDTQTVPEKRGTVCGPSFIKSAQIRNILEPHALNVDERLRLARERREERERELVSRELGWLEREERARRYHEKQLEERRKRLLEQRQKEEKRRHAVEEKRRIGLKEEKERCESAVRRTLERSQRANQRLIQTSRGRKLIKNSVSCHSMNANNTCKAQQHRGPADHRNTASPSPARTNHRTINLAQVKAGQMQTQHIEKMWNGGTPQTTGANIRVRPDTNADNRARSSGRSVIRHVTPKQTELPTVPEEEVAVDSESLSPRNPPAMTTPAVYRREHLEDRTAVTPHPTSPERPTVTSFRSEGLENHFLGAETRPAAGTMDPEEASRLLAEKRREARQRKQREEEERMRREEVERQGREELERRRAEEQARLQAEAQRLAEERKRREEEEQKQAEAEEARKAMEKAALLQKQREEEQARQQQRAEQLRLEREKVFQQEEAERQARKKRLDEIMKRTRRPNPSDRKPAPSENMVKGVQPKENTEPVLNGTIEEVMKLPVEDMVPVVAFKERRSLRPLGGLEEIQTHQRAEVLSLSFLFPSEII encoded by the exons ATGCCAGGCTTGGTTCCTGCCATGGCGGGGCAGAGGATCCAGAGAGAGACCCCCAGCAGGACAGCGTTTCACAAGCTTTCTGCCTCTAAAGGAACCCAGAGGAAGGGAGTCAGAGCCAGCAGACAGGGAG AGCAAGGcaatgacacacagacagttccagagaagaggggaaCAGTCTGTGGTCCTTCCTTCATCAAATCAGCCCAGATCAGAAACATCCTGG AACCACATGCACTAAATGTGGATGAGAGGCTGAGGCTGGCACGGGAGcgaagagaggagcgagagagagagctcg TGTCACGGGAGCTGGGCTGGTTGGAGCGTGAGGAGAGGGCACGGCGCTACCATGAgaagcagctggaggagaggaggaagaggctgctggaacagaggcagaaggaggagaagaggcgcCATGCTGTTGAGGAGAAGCGAAGGATTGGGCTCAAGGAGGAAAAG GAGCGCTGTGAGAGTGCAGTACGCAGGACACTGGAGAGGAGCCAGAGAGCCAACCAGAGGCTCATCCAGACCTCTCGAGGAAGGAAACTCATCAAGAACAGCG TGTCATGCCACTCCATGAATGCCAACAACACCTGCAAAGCCCAGCAGCATCGTGGCCCAGCAGACCACAGGAACACCGCCTCTCCCAGTCCGGCCAGAACCAACCACAGAACCATCAACCTGGCACAG GTGAAAGCAGGACAGATGCAGACACAGCACATTGAGAAGATGTGGAACGGTGGAACTCCCCAGACAACTGGTGCTAACATTAGAGTGAGGCCAGACACAAACGCTGATAACAGAGCACG ATCTTCCGGCAGGTCTGTCATCAGACACGTCACACCAAAGCAGACGGAGCTTCCCACAGTTCCCGAGGAGGAGGTTGCTGTCGACTCAGAGTCCCTCTCTCCTAGAAACCCGCCGGCAATGACAACGCCAGCTGTGTACCGTCGTGAACACCTGGAAGACAGAACTGCAGTGACTCCACATCCCACCTCTCCGGAACGCCCCACAGTCACCTCGTTCAGAAGCGAGGGACTGGAAA ATCATTTTCTGGGGGCTGAGACCCGGCCGGCCGCTGGCACCATGGACCCAGAAGAGGCCTCTCGCCTCCTGGCCGAGAAGAGACGAGAAGCCCGGCagcggaaacagagagaggaagaggaacgcatgaggagggaggaggtagagag GCAAGGCAGGGAGGAGCTGGAGCGCCGGAGGGCAGAAGAGCAAGCGCGGCTGCAGGCCGAGGCCCAGCGGCtggcggaggagaggaagaggagggaggaagaggagcagaaaCAAGCTGAGGCAGAGGAAGCACGCAAAGCCATGGAGAAAGCTGCACTCCTCCAGAAACAG agagaggaggagcaggcccgCCAACAGCAGAGGGCCGAGCAGctgaggctggagagggagaaggtcttccagcaggaggaggcagagcgACAGGCCAGGAAAAAG CGACTGGACGAGATTATGAAAAGAACGAGAAGGCCCAATCCGTCTGACAGG AAACCTGCACCGTCGGAGAACATGGTGAAGGGAGTTCAACCAAAGGAGAACACAGAGCCTGTGCTGAACGGCACCATAGAAGAAGTGATGAAGCTGCCGGTGGAGGACATGGTGCCCGTCGTGGCCTTCAAAGAGCGCAGGTCTCTGCGACCGCTGGGCGGCCTAGAGGAGATACAGACCCACCAGCGAGCAG aggttctttctctctctttcctgttcccCTCAGAGATCATCTGA
- the map7a gene encoding ensconsin isoform X4, whose protein sequence is MPGLVPAMAGQRIQRETPSRTAFHKLSASKGTQRKGVRASRQGEQGNDTQTVPEKRGTVCGPSFIKSAQIRNILEPHALNVDERLRLARERREERERELVSRELGWLEREERARRYHEKQLEERRKRLLEQRQKEEKRRHAVEEKRRIGLKEEKERCESAVRRTLERSQRANQRLIQTSRGRKLIKNSVSRRLPLSPWEKSLVSRLLTPTCAYLARSKSAGCQSLDKVVHVCRRSVSCHSMNANNTCKAQQHRGPADHRNTASPSPARTNHRTINLAQVKAGQMQTQHIEKMWNGGTPQTTGANIRVRPDTNADNRARSSGRSVIRHVTPKQTELPTVPEEEVAVDSESLSPRNPPAMTTPAVYRREHLEDRTAVTPHPTSPERPTVTSFRSEGLENHFLGAETRPAAGTMDPEEASRLLAEKRREARQRKQREEEERMRREEVERQGREELERRRAEEQARLQAEAQRLAEERKRREEEEQKQAEAEEARKAMEKAALLQKQREEEQARQQQRAEQLRLEREKVFQQEEAERQARKKRLDEIMKRTRRPNPSDRKPAPSENMVKGVQPKENTEPVLNGTIEEVMKLPVEDMVPVVAFKERRSLRPLGGLEEIQTHQRAEII, encoded by the exons ATGCCAGGCTTGGTTCCTGCCATGGCGGGGCAGAGGATCCAGAGAGAGACCCCCAGCAGGACAGCGTTTCACAAGCTTTCTGCCTCTAAAGGAACCCAGAGGAAGGGAGTCAGAGCCAGCAGACAGGGAG AGCAAGGcaatgacacacagacagttccagagaagaggggaaCAGTCTGTGGTCCTTCCTTCATCAAATCAGCCCAGATCAGAAACATCCTGG AACCACATGCACTAAATGTGGATGAGAGGCTGAGGCTGGCACGGGAGcgaagagaggagcgagagagagagctcg TGTCACGGGAGCTGGGCTGGTTGGAGCGTGAGGAGAGGGCACGGCGCTACCATGAgaagcagctggaggagaggaggaagaggctgctggaacagaggcagaaggaggagaagaggcgcCATGCTGTTGAGGAGAAGCGAAGGATTGGGCTCAAGGAGGAAAAG GAGCGCTGTGAGAGTGCAGTACGCAGGACACTGGAGAGGAGCCAGAGAGCCAACCAGAGGCTCATCCAGACCTCTCGAGGAAGGAAACTCATCAAGAACAGCG TTTCGCGCCGCTTACCGCTGAGTCCCTGGGAGAAGAGCTTGGTCAGTCGGTTACTGACCCCCACATGCGCTTATCTGGCCAGAAGCAAGAGTGCTGGCTGTCAGTCACTAGACAAAG TTGTCCACGTTTGTCGCCGTTCAGTGTCATGCCACTCCATGAATGCCAACAACACCTGCAAAGCCCAGCAGCATCGTGGCCCAGCAGACCACAGGAACACCGCCTCTCCCAGTCCGGCCAGAACCAACCACAGAACCATCAACCTGGCACAG GTGAAAGCAGGACAGATGCAGACACAGCACATTGAGAAGATGTGGAACGGTGGAACTCCCCAGACAACTGGTGCTAACATTAGAGTGAGGCCAGACACAAACGCTGATAACAGAGCACG ATCTTCCGGCAGGTCTGTCATCAGACACGTCACACCAAAGCAGACGGAGCTTCCCACAGTTCCCGAGGAGGAGGTTGCTGTCGACTCAGAGTCCCTCTCTCCTAGAAACCCGCCGGCAATGACAACGCCAGCTGTGTACCGTCGTGAACACCTGGAAGACAGAACTGCAGTGACTCCACATCCCACCTCTCCGGAACGCCCCACAGTCACCTCGTTCAGAAGCGAGGGACTGGAAA ATCATTTTCTGGGGGCTGAGACCCGGCCGGCCGCTGGCACCATGGACCCAGAAGAGGCCTCTCGCCTCCTGGCCGAGAAGAGACGAGAAGCCCGGCagcggaaacagagagaggaagaggaacgcatgaggagggaggaggtagagag GCAAGGCAGGGAGGAGCTGGAGCGCCGGAGGGCAGAAGAGCAAGCGCGGCTGCAGGCCGAGGCCCAGCGGCtggcggaggagaggaagaggagggaggaagaggagcagaaaCAAGCTGAGGCAGAGGAAGCACGCAAAGCCATGGAGAAAGCTGCACTCCTCCAGAAACAG agagaggaggagcaggcccgCCAACAGCAGAGGGCCGAGCAGctgaggctggagagggagaaggtcttccagcaggaggaggcagagcgACAGGCCAGGAAAAAG CGACTGGACGAGATTATGAAAAGAACGAGAAGGCCCAATCCGTCTGACAGG AAACCTGCACCGTCGGAGAACATGGTGAAGGGAGTTCAACCAAAGGAGAACACAGAGCCTGTGCTGAACGGCACCATAGAAGAAGTGATGAAGCTGCCGGTGGAGGACATGGTGCCCGTCGTGGCCTTCAAAGAGCGCAGGTCTCTGCGACCGCTGGGCGGCCTAGAGGAGATACAGACCCACCAGCGAGCAG AGATCATCTGA